The sequence ttttatatgatttttagaagtttggggtattttctgaaatttcctgaataataataaatccagaaaatgatttatggcgtcagcaccacgtcactgtgacgtcagcagagtcaactgggcgccccaggtcaaacctgacccgtggggtccattggtcagtgagacatacactaaacccgcgttgactcgggctttgacccgctacggggcccgctgtcagtgtctgttagtgtgctaattggggggggattagccgctaatggcaacgccacgtcagcGTCGCCGGATTTAGGCGCCGGCGACCACATCTCGCGGCGGAGGCTCGCCAGAGTTGCGCTATGGGCTGCGGTTGGACGCGCGAAGAGCACCGGGAGGTAGCCCATGACCGCGTGCATCTAGGAAGACcaaggggaggtgcgggggtggccggggttcaccggagtggagcccgaggcggcggccggagctcggggttggggcgagttagtgctatggtgtgcaaacgagcgaggtgagaggctagcggagcgctacgcggtgcggggagcgagttaggcacgccagggtgaccaaatggtcaccggagctacgccgacgttgagctcaggcggcggcgcgtttcggccataaagggggcgacggctacggcgatcaaatgaagcggggaagagggggaaagggtggcggagctcacagcggtgccgtagggatggttagcgggctcggggacgtcctgcgtgcggcggatcgacgacgatggtggccggagcccgaggtggaagacgacggcgatggcgacgttgctggcctcccggggtcgcgtgcgtcgtgtgtgtagctccacggggtcaggacggagctcagggatgcggagagggagcgaggaagtggctgtggccgcggtggttgcgagcgacgtcggtGGCGGCTCTCGATGGGGAGAACAGAGGAAGGGGAGAGatccagagagagtgagagagcgtcgggggggttgcgtggcgtcgcgggaggcgaccagggcgacgagggggtagccaggcaggcagggaggagctggcgcggctcgcctgcgcgccgggcacgcagctgcttcggggcgaggggaggaagacgacggaggggctgcagtggtgggctgggccggccagctgcagtgctgggccggttgctggcgccaggtaagtgctctCTGCTTTGTTTTAttgttctattttcttttattaatatcttttgccattgttttgaatttaaacaaattcaaacaatgccaaaaactcctctgaatatttttattttgctagatggacttttccaaaagctcataaaatatttgaggggtatttgaaattatattctaattatatgaatataattcaaattcaaatagctaatgatttaaattcaaagtcccaaaaataaatccttaaaaatgttcaatattttggttgggaccagaacccttgccaaaaattatcaaacatttaagaagagcattttggaacaatgaatgagattttagggtttttgcccttcttttatttaagttttttgaggcttccaaatttcctcagtttaagtttcaaaatttaaacatgatgcaaacactaggcagcaccagaagctagggatgtgacaactaggctactggtcaaaggaaatttcaaacggTCTATCGTGTGCGACGAATTTGACAAAATTTGTCCAAAATATCTCCAAACGTGAACACAAAATTAAGCATTTACGGTTGACGAAACTATGAGGCAATCGCAAAACATGGAACCGTAATATCGATATGCATCTTTTTCGTATAAAGCTTATCTCGAATCGAAGCACCGTTTTGTCGATTAGAAGGGAGAAGAAAGAAAGGAGATTAGGGAGAAGCTTATTTGACTAGAAGAAGATAACACGTACACGCTGTGTAAGTGCGCGCATCCCTTGAGCCTCCTCTCTTGCAAGGGGCCACCCATGTGCGCTTATTGTAGCTCAGCTCGGCATGTCTCGTTGAAAACTGCGAATCTGATCGTTTCAGCAAGACATGCCCAAATGTGCTTTAAACTTCATACGATGCATGCCGAACAGTGTATGCGAGTAGCCGAACAGGCCGAATTCTCCCGTGCAGCCTGGTTAGGCCTAGTACGTGCAACCAAACATGTCCTTGTAGATTTTTTGTACGTCCAGAGATGTGGGTGCCCCTGCTCCCTTATTATTTGGCTTCACGGTCATCGTCTTCAGCCGCGCGGCCTGGTTAGGcctaatgcgggcaaccaaacacgtcctTATATATTCTTTGTAGGTCGAGTCGAGTGGgttatagctggccaaacgggccggcccagcccggcacggcacggcccattCTAATCGTGCCTGGCACGGCCCGGCCCGCCAAGACACGATTATtatacgggccgtgccgtgccggcccgcgtgctgcAGCCTGCAGCCCATGCACGGCCCATATGCTAATCAGGCCGGCCCACCGGCACGCTAGGCCCACTAATCTGCCTTCTATTTTGCGCACTGGGCATTTTTAGCCTATTTTTACCTGTTGGGCCATATTAGGATACATAAAAAAAAGATaatcgggccgtgccgtgccggcccgcgtgctcggccttcaggcccaggcacggcccttggcgtgccgcgtgccgggccTGGCCCGTTTATCacgtgccgtgccgtgccggccgtgctaccgggccggcccagctatcCCGGCCCGTTTGGCCACCTATAGAGTGGGTGCCCCTGCTCGCTCATTATTTGGCTGCGTGGCCACCCGTCTTTGGCCCCAGAGTTAAGATGAAATTACCCATATTTGCCACTGTGAAAATCCTAATCGGTGCCCAGTCCGGCAGTCCCCGTCCCCGTCCAGCGTCCACGCAATAGTCAACGCAGACGCAGTCCCCATTTCTAGGGTTCTCGTCCGCCGTCCAGCAGCTGCCCCCCGGCGCGCCCCCACCTCGCCGCCGGCAGGCAGCCGCAAGACCGCCGTCGGCCGCCTCCACCCCCTCATCCACCTCCATTCgctccggcctcctctcctccgctCCGCGGCCGCCCCCGTCCGCCTCGACAACAGTGACCGGCCGTCGCAGGAGCTCGACCAAGACGACGGGCCGCCGCAGGAGCTCTACCCCCGGCACCGCCTCAGCCGTCTCTCTTCTTTCACTCGTCCTCCCTGTGCCGGCCGGCTCGACCACGGCGGACGACTCCGTAGCAGCTCGACTGTGAGGTAAAAAAAAATAATCATTTTTTTATGTGTGCTGTACATGCCCTTGTACAATGGGGGGCACCACAACAACCATTTTAGTGGCCTAGGTAGCCATTTGATGTCCCTGTGCACCCCTGGCTGTTCTCAGACTTGTGCTGTTGCCATGCAGTCTAGTTGCTGGTCATGTACAGTGCGAGGTCCTGCAAAACATTTGGGTTTGTTGCTACAGAATTTGTGCTGAGTTTTTTTTCTGTTTCCATTTGCGTGCTCAATGTATTGATGCATTGATCCATGAGAATACTCCTTTGACATGCCGAAATTCCATAATGATCAACACAGCCGCATAATTAGACAATTATGTTTGTATTAGTGTTCTTATAGGAAAATTTCCATTCTCATTCATATGCATTGACCTGAAAATTCCACTGAATAATTAACTAGGTAATTTGTCGAATAGCTATATTTATAAACTAAGTCAACCTCTAATTATGTTCTTCTCATTAAATAGTATGCAACCAATCTTTCAGCTTTTACGGGTATTTCAGAAATTTACCCCACAGCCACATTTCAGACAGCTGGTTTGCCAAATGGTTTTAAAGCTTTCTCACAGCACACAGCCTGCACAGCTTTTCCACAGCACATCTCCCACAGCTGCTTTCAGAAAATCCACAGCCTAACCAGACAAAACCCAAGTCGCACTGTTTGCGTGTCGCGAAATTAAACAAATCATCTGTTTGGTACCGTGCTCCTCGACCAAATATCTGACCCCCCTCTGCTTCTGATTGCGTTATTCTAGGTGCCCTGCCTAGTGCGTTGATTCTGCGGAAGCGGATGGCCAATACCCGGTCAGGAGGGGCGAACAATGAGGGAGCAGGGGGCACCAGTGCAAGGAAAGGCAGCGCCGCCACCAATGCAAAAGACCCCATGTCTGCAACGACCTCCACCTCGTCTGCCAGTGGAAGGGAGTCTAGAAGcttgtccacacgtgaaacaagCGATGAGCAGAAGCCAAACCTCAGGAGGTCGAACCGAGAAACAAAAGGAAAGAATCCCATTGTGACCAACAGTTCTGCCTCTACACCTGTTTCGCAGAAATCTATTAGGGGCAGGAGCAACCCCAGCACACCTGGTACCCCGAAATCGTCAGCAAGGAAGCTAAAAGGGTCGACGAGGAAGGCTAGTACCCCAAGAACGTCCGACAGAGTAAAGAAAAGTACCGTTTCAGCTTCTACTGCTTCAAATGATTCAAATGGAGTTTCTAGTCCAGTGGCTACTCCCGACAAAACTGTAAAAAGAGAAATTGATGAACATAACTCAACAAAGAATGATGCTTCCGAGAGTGGTACTATGCCATTGAAGAAGCAGAAAAGGCTAACCACACAGAGCTATACAAATCTCTTCAAGACATCTTCTGAAGAACATGAAAAATCCCCTGGTACTTGATTTCCCTGTGACTTTGAGCTCATGTTTTGCTTTTCCAATCAACTAGGATGATAGTCACAGTTTAGTTTGCCTGTTTCATTATCACGCATGGTTGGCCTGTTTGTTGTAAATAGCCATCTCCAAGACTTTGCTTTTTGCTGCATATGATGTAGGTTCATCTTAGATTGCTGAAGGCGTAAAGCTTAACGTGTTCTTGTGACAGGTTTGGTCAGGATGAAGTGTTACTAGCTTGCTGCATGCTCTAAAAACAATGCAAGACGTTCCATCAAAGCACTTTTGTTGAAATAATTAACATAACATCTTAATAGGCTTGTATAGCTTGTTATCAACGAAATTTTGGCATATCAATTATTTTCATCCTAATGCCTTCgtccctttttatttttctttggtgATGTATTCTCTGCTGCTACTTTCAAAGCCTATGAGGGAAATGCTTCCAAGGTACACGCAGAAGATAATGGCTCTGTTTTGAGGCATGAAGAAAGTGGCGCACATGAAGAGGATAACCAGGCACATTTAAGTCAAGTCGCCAATAATTTTTTGGAAGGCTATACTTCTGGCCTGTGTGAAGTTCCCAAGGTGATATTGGAGACAGATGGGTTGAAAACTGATGCTGAAAAATCTGCTCCCATTTCAGAGGTTTGCTCAACCATCTTCTAttcttttgagttgtggttttttgATTCTACTCTTTATGAAATCAAGGCCTTGCTGTAAGTACCAGTTCTCTCTGCCTTCATCCTTTGTAGGTCTTAACCCTGGAGTAGCAAAATATAATTAAGTAACATATTCTGGTAATAGATTAATAGTACGTTCTTTCGTTGCTCCTAGATCACAATATCACCTCTTGGGCGTAAATCATTACAACTCTTGACCTTAAATTATTACAAAGCATTACTGTAAGTATCATTGTTATTTTCCTTCATCCTTTATAGGTCGCAAGTCTCGAGTGGCAAAATAGAAGTAAATAACTGAACACATATTCAGTAATACATCAAAATATTCTTTATTTGCACCTGAATTATCTCATATAATGTCTTGAGGTTCTTACTTAAGTACACCTCATGCAGGACACCGTGTTCACCTGACGGGATACTTTGTATAGTTCCCTTTTAGCAACCTGAATTCCTATTAAGCATATGCTTGATTTTTTTTTGTAACATCGTTGTTGCTTCAGTATGTTGGCTTCTTATTTGCAATGTAGCTTTTCTTTCTCTTATCATCCTACCATCTGTATCGAAGGACTTGGTTACATTATCAAGTCCTGTACAGGCACATATGACTGCTGATCTGTGCTCAAGCAGTCCTGCAATGGATGCTACAGAGCCAACTGATGACTGTTCAGAGTTAGCACTTCACGTTGCAATGGGCCAGAAAGTGGATTCATCAAAATTTGTGGAGTATTGGGTTCCTGCTCGACTTTCACGAGTACAACTAGAATTCTACTGTTATACCTTACTTTCAAACTCACCAGCCCTTCGATCACATTCAAAAACTGACAGTATTGGTGCTCTTTGCAACATTCTTGTATCCCTTCGGAAGGTTAGCTGTTAAAATTTCTGAACATGCATGACACCTTTTTTTCACAGTAGGGAGTTAGATGGAATTTGCCATGGTACTCATTGTGCATAGCTAACTGTCTTTACTGATCTTATCATGCAACAGTGCTGCGACCACCCTTATCTAGTAGATAAAACGTTGCATTTATTACTTACCAAGGGACACCCAATAACTGATATCCTAGATATTGGAGTGTGTGCAAGTGGTAAGCTACTGCTTCTTGACAAAATGCTCCAAGAAATCTGGAAAAAAGGGCAGAGAGTTCTTATCCTTTCCCAGGTGAGCATTTTGTGTTACCATGCCTCAGATAATCTCTTACttctttcccgcaaaaaaaagataaTCTCTTACTTCCATTATTTAATTTTGGCCCAATTTCTGTAGCAATGCCTGTTATGTGTGATTCATTACTAGTACTTGTACCCAAAGAGTTGGCAAGGATTAATATTTTTTACTTCCTCAAAGCATGCATTATTTTATTTTTGGTAACTGAAGCAGCGATGATTTCCTTTACTTATTTGTCAATGTTATGCACAAGTGTTATCAACTTGTCTTAGGAGAAGTTTCAAGCTGTCTTTGCTCTTTGGTACATTTTGTCAAATTTTTAGTAATAACATTTGGGTATCACTTTCCTCAGTCGCAAAATCAAGTTCTGCAGAAAGACTAGTGATGTTTCATTTTAGTATAGTTATGGACATAGAATTCCGCAGCATGGAGTTTCTAGGCATTGATTTAGTTTGATTGTTTAAACACCGAAGAAATTATAGCACGGCGGCACTTCACTGTCTCCAGTGGTAACTCTTGTGTCCTTTGCAGCAACGGGCAGTAGAAAACTAGCATCCATCTTTCCTTCAGATGCCCGTTTAATGTCAGCTGTTGGAACAAGCTTGGCATTCAGTAGGGCAGACCAGCAGAGAAACGGCATCGATGACATGCTGCACCATCGTACTGCTGTTTTTTCAGGGAATAGATTCTTGGGCATCTTTGTCATGGCCTGTTTGCTTATATCTGGAAACAAAGGAACACACAGATTTTTTTGCTAAATAGCCCCTATTAGACCATGGCTCATCCTGAAAGAAGTCCATGTTCAATTATGAATGCATGGTTGCTCCTGCAGAAAGTTGACACATCTGCACTTGATTCCATTTAATCTTTTTTTGGTACAATGAACATATGGTTCACTTCAGAAACAACATTTTGCAAGCACATGCTCTAACATCGTGATGTCTGTTAAAAAAAGATGTTGGCACATTTTCTCAAAATGTACAAATGTTACTTTTTAAGCACCATGTGTACTTTTTAATGGCTGAAGGGTATATGATATATCCCTTATTAAGCTCATTCTTTGGGTAGTTCCTGATTCGTCATTGTTAGAATTAAATATCATGATCTTTTTGAATGGTTTCCCAAGCTTATCAGTGCAATATAATGTTACTTTCTTCTATGTGCAGTCTTGTGGTGGGGCTGACAATCCAATGGGTGACATTTTGGATGACTTTGTCCATCAAAGATTTGGTTTTGAGTCATATGAACGCGTGGAGTGTGGTCTGAATGTACGAAAGAAACAGGGTGCAATGAGTATGTTCAATGACACAACTAAGGGCCGGTTTATTTTCTTGATTGATAGCCGTGCGTGTGTCCCAAGCATTAAACTATCATCAGTTGATGTCATCATCATATATTGTAGTGATTGGAACCCCACAAATGACTTGAGAGTCCTCGAGAAGATCAGCATAGAGTCACAATCCGAGTGTGTGCCCATTTTTCGTTTATATTCGTCTTGTACAGTGGAAGAGAAGGCTCTTATACTTGCAAAGCATGATCATATTCTTGATAGCACTGTCCAGAATATAACGCCTATCCTGAGCCATTCTCTGCTTAGTTGGGGTGCATCATTTCTCTTCAGTAGACTCGAAGGGCTAAAAAACTATGCATGTTTACGCAAGGATTCTGATGCTGAGAAACTGTTCATGGATAAAGTACTTTTGGACTTAAAGAAGTTATCCACTAAAGATGATCCCAGCACTAAGATGAGCAATGCAGCCATATCACAAGCTCATCTGAGTGGACCTTTTTATTCTAGAGATAGTCTTGTAGTAGGTGAGAGGGAGGGGATCTCTGCACCTGATAGTGATCTGCCAAAGTTCTGGGTAAATTTGCTAGATCAGAAGTCTCCTCGTTGGCAGTATATAACTGAGCAGGCACAAAGAAGCCGTAGAAAGATACAAAACATGGAAGAAGGGAAAATTCCTGCCGATGAGGCTGATGAAGCCAGTACCAAACGCAGAAAAATTGCTGGAATCTTGGATTCATCTGCAAATGTTTTAGCTGGCGAAGACAAGGACTCAATATTGCCTGAAACTAATACGACATCTAGTTCTCATCGAAAAATTGCTGGGATCTTGGATTCATCTGCAAATGTTTTAGCTGGCGAAGACAAGGACTCAATATTACCTGAAACTAATATGCCATCTAGTTCTCATCAAATATCAGTTGACGACACATGGCAGGAACAAGGTATACTACTGTAACACCAGCTCTGTTTTTGGTGCGAATAATGCACTGTTCTAACAGAGTCCGTTTTGTAGGGGTGAAAAATCTTCAGGACACACAAAAAAGTCTTCATATCCAGTTGAAACCAGAGCTCTCAATGCTATATGAATTGTTTGAACTACCGGTATGCTGAATGTAACGACTTCATTGTTCCCTTGATGtttgtgttgaaatatattgcccgccctTCTCCACCAGTCCAGATTTTTGGGGGATGGTCCCAGATGGCGCGCTCGTTCTCCGTGTCCATCTCCTGTGCTGCTGCCCGCTCCACCTCGAAGTTGGCCCAGAAGGCATGCTCTCTCTCTGCCGCGGCCTCCTCAATGCCTATGTCTGAGGCGGCGGCCTGGTGGGCATCCCAAGCCACCCTAACAGTGAGGGACCGGCGGGAAACCGGCCGTGGCAGCTTTCCCGGCGATCCCACTCCTCTGCAATGAGGGCAGCCTCCTGCGCGTCCTCCTCGTCCAGCTGCTGTGCCTCCTCCGTGAGTGACAGCCAGTCTGGCCTTGGGCGAAGCGGTTTGGTGAGGACGAGGAGGGAAGTGGAGCTGTGGGCGGCAGGGAGGTGAGCTGGGACGAGCAGGCCTTCCTATAGCAGCGAGCAGTGGGAAATGGAGCCGGCGGGCGGCAGGAAAATGGGGCGGAAACGGGCGCAGGCTGTTGGACACGCGACGGCGGCCATTAATTGGCTCGTTTTCTGGTGAGATAAGCGGCTGCGGGACTGTTACGAGCATCTGACACGACCCAttggctgtgtgtgtgtgtggaggggggggggggggggggggaaggccaCGTAGGAGGACGAGGAGAGAGGTGAAACTTCCCTACCACACAGGCGGTTGGATTTAGAGCGTGCTCTAAAGCAGCCCCTTGCACCCTCCAGATATGGAGGCTATGATTTGGAGCACGCTCCAAAAATCGTGGAGGCCGAGGGCGATATGGCTTCTCTGCTAGACCCCTTTTTTGGGCCCCGAACACCATAAGGTGGTTATGGGGACTGGGCCGTTTTGCTGATTCTGCTAGTGTTGCTAGTGTTTAACATATTCTTTTGGTCAGAAGTAGTAACCTAATTGGCAGTATTGAAAGTTCTGTAAGAACGATACTAAGAATCAAATACATCCCGCAGAGAAGTATAATGTTTGGTTGTTTGTAATTGATCAACAGTCGTAAACTCTGCCTAAACTGAAGAGTGCAGCATTCTGAACAGCAATACATTATGTATAGCAAATAAATACAGACAAGTTATCAAAAAGTGATTCACTCTACCATTTCAGTGAGGTTAAAATTCCTGAAGACGCATGATTTAATATAGTCATCATTTTGTTATTTTAGATGATTGGATTCTTTGATGGAACTGTAGCATGTTGTTGTGCAGGGGAGTGTTAAATGTTTATGTGAGGAACTTCTTGAGTATACTTTGAAGAATCACCAAGTCAGTCAGGTGCCAAAGGACATACTGCATGCATTCAACATTGCACTGGTTAGAGAAAAGCCTTCTGTAATTGTGTACTACATGTTCAATGTTAAATATTGCTGTTCTTCATGAATGTTTTCCTTCTTTGCATGCTTTACTTCAGTGCTGGCGTGCTGCTTCTCTCTCAAGGCATAAGGTTAATCATAGAGAATCACTGGCCCTTGCTGTAGAACACTTGAAGTATGAGTGCAGTGAAATTCTTGCTGAGAAGGTTTATAAGAAGCTAAGGATCCTAAAGAAGGAGTTCTCTCATAGGGTAGGCAGAACAGGCAAGAGTAATCAATCAATTTCAGTAAAGAACATATCACCATGCCAGCAGGAGCCCTCAACTAAATGTGGAACTGACAAATCAATCCCTAAGCAGGCAGCATCTGTTGGTGAGAACGAATCACATCAAGAGGATTCACATGACTTAGTGATTGAGCCTATCGTACTAGGAGAGAAGGAAGTGCTATATGTTCCAGAGATTAATGAAAAACAACATTTATCAAAGGATGCACTTCTTAATAGAATCACAGAGAAAAGAATTAAATTAGTTGACATGGTATTCTCCTTGAGAGAAAAGAATATCCATGATAAACAAACAAATGAGGTCGCAATGTTTGACATGCACAGGCACAAGGGAGTGGAGAAACTGAGAGAAGCACGCAGAATAGTTGTGGAACACCTTCGTAGGTCTCAAGCTGATCTAGAGGACAGAGGTGGTCAAATGAAGCTAATAGTTGAATGGTTCACTATGCTACTATATGCGTTTCTGAAGCACATGAGGTACCAGCGTGAGAAGCTTGACTTGCAGCAATCAATGGTGTGGACTAAGGAATTACAGTTGAAAGAAAATTTCCTTCACGAAGCAAAATTTGGCCAGTTAGATCTTACTTTTGATGAACATATTTATTTACCAGATTCAGGCTTTGCTATTGAGGAATTCAGCCACTTTAGCTCCTGTGTTGATACAGCAACTTTGGCAAACTGTCCGCAGTCTTTGCATGAAACCTCAGCGATGGAAGTTACATTGGTTCGTAGTGTGATTTCATCTGATGTTATCAATGCAGAAGCAGCGAGAAGTAGTTCTGCTGAAGTTCTTATCCACAATGAGGGAATGCCAGCATCAGAAGGCATTGGTTTGACAGAGAACACGATCAGCAATAGTTTTGATTGCATCGACTCACAAGGAGGGGCATCTCTGGCTGTTCAACACCAAGTAAATTCTAGTCCTGCAATTGATAATTCTATTAATCAGGTAAGGTGGATTAATCAAGTAGACTTGCTAGTTCTTTGGAGTGATTTCATTCTGATGTTATAAGCTTATCCATATACATAGGAACTGTCGGCTTAACTTTTTTTTAATGAAAACTTCCAACATAATTAGCAGTCAATTTATGTAAGATTATACAACACATTGAAGCTTCTGTTCAAGTTTCATGTCATGTTTTATGGATTGTAGATTTTTCATATAAGTTCTCCTTTGTGATAGCGAAAAGGAAAGGAGATGTTTAGTAGGCTCATCTAGGATGTGTAGTTTTTGTTCTTTCCATGTGGCAATGTGAACATAGTTACTTGCTCATCATGGGCTGTACAGTACACTAGGAATAGAAGGTGGAACTGTATGTAGTATGTTGCCTTTCATACTATGTCATGTTTTAAGGTTTGTAGATTACTCATTCAAGTTCTTTGTAATAATATATCGAAAGGAAAAGAAATGTTTAGTAGGCTATCTGTGAGCGTCTGTGACTTTGTGTACCTATTTACTTGTATGTACTTCCAAATAGTGGACATCCCAGTTGATGCAGCACTTATCTTTCCATTAGAGTCAGTGCTGAACACATGGTCTTCATGTTTTAGTTCATGGTACTCCATTACATTATGGTTGCACTAGTATTCATGGAACTTCATTACATTATGGTTGCACTAGTATTCCTTTTGACCGTTTTTATTATTAGTGTCCATTATGATACTATAATCCTATGTACCTGTGACATTTATCAGGAATCTTCAAGTGGTGGCCATAGAAGGACCGAACATGTTGAGCGACAGAGTGGTGTGGGTTCGCAACCATTACTCGGAGAGACTGACCAACATTTAGGAGATGCTGAAATGGAAGTTAACACCGGCAATAGGGACGATACTCAGGAAGATCCACCTTACCTAGAACCACAGACTCTGGCTCCTGTGCCCAGCCAGGCTTCCTTGCAAATGTCCAAGGAAGTTGAAGCTGAGGCCAACCTTGTACTGCAGTCAGCCCAACCAATTGCAGCTCCAGCACAACTTCTGCAAAGAGAGGCAGAACAAGTAGACCGTTCTGGTGTGATACCAGCTCAGACTTTGCAACCTGAAATGCAACCATCAGCATCCAGGGAAGCTTATATGCAGGCAGATCTGATAATTCAGTCTGCACTACCAAGTATGGTGCCAACTGAGCTTTCACGGTTGCTTGAAAGAACACACCCTGATCAGTGTCAACTAAGTCATCAACCCGAGGCTGCACTGGGTTCTTCAGCAAAACTGGTGGCATCAATGGTGTTTAATCATCCACCAGTTGGTGATGAACCACTGAAAAATGAGTTGCACAGATTACGGTCATACATTGACTCGCTTAATAAAACCAACGAACTAAAGGTTTGCTATTTCTTCTAGCTCATGTATATCTATCTTGGTTGTGAGTTTCTTACACTATTTCCGGGATTCATCTTGTTCTCCTTTTTTCACTTATGGACAGAAATCACAACTTAGGACTGAG comes from Triticum aestivum cultivar Chinese Spring chromosome 5B, IWGSC CS RefSeq v2.1, whole genome shotgun sequence and encodes:
- the LOC123113115 gene encoding uncharacterized protein isoform X1, which encodes MANTRSGGANNEGAGGTSARKGSAATNAKDPMSATTSTSSASGRESRSLSTRETSDEQKPNLRRSNRETKGKNPIVTNSSASTPVSQKSIRGRSNPSTPGTPKSSARKLKGSTRKASTPRTSDRVKKSTVSASTASNDSNGVSSPVATPDKTVKREIDEHNSTKNDASESGTMPLKKQKRLTTQSYTNLFKTSSEEHEKSPAYEGNASKVHAEDNGSVLRHEESGAHEEDNQAHLSQVANNFLEGYTSGLCEVPKVILETDGLKTDAEKSAPISEDLVTLSSPVQAHMTADLCSSSPAMDATEPTDDCSELALHVAMGQKVDSSKFVEYWVPARLSRVQLEFYCYTLLSNSPALRSHSKTDSIGALCNILVSLRKCCDHPYLVDKTLHLLLTKGHPITDILDIGVCASGKLLLLDKMLQEIWKKGQRVLILSQSCGGADNPMGDILDDFVHQRFGFESYERVECGLNVRKKQGAMSMFNDTTKGRFIFLIDSRACVPSIKLSSVDVIIIYCSDWNPTNDLRVLEKISIESQSECVPIFRLYSSCTVEEKALILAKHDHILDSTVQNITPILSHSLLSWGASFLFSRLEGLKNYACLRKDSDAEKLFMDKVLLDLKKLSTKDDPSTKMSNAAISQAHLSGPFYSRDSLVVGEREGISAPDSDLPKFWVNLLDQKSPRWQYITEQAQRSRRKIQNMEEGKIPADEADEASTKRRKIAGILDSSANVLAGEDKDSILPETNTTSSSHRKIAGILDSSANVLAGEDKDSILPETNMPSSSHQISVDDTWQEQGVKNLQDTQKSLHIQLKPELSMLYELFELPGSVKCLCEELLEYTLKNHQVSQVPKDILHAFNIALCWRAASLSRHKVNHRESLALAVEHLKYECSEILAEKVYKKLRILKKEFSHRVGRTGKSNQSISVKNISPCQQEPSTKCGTDKSIPKQAASVGENESHQEDSHDLVIEPIVLGEKEVLYVPEINEKQHLSKDALLNRITEKRIKLVDMVFSLREKNIHDKQTNEVAMFDMHRHKGVEKLREARRIVVEHLRRSQADLEDRGGQMKLIVEWFTMLLYAFLKHMRYQREKLDLQQSMVWTKELQLKENFLHEAKFGQLDLTFDEHIYLPDSGFAIEEFSHFSSCVDTATLANCPQSLHETSAMEVTLVRSVISSDVINAEAARSSSAEVLIHNEGMPASEGIGLTENTISNSFDCIDSQGGASLAVQHQVNSSPAIDNSINQESSSGGHRRTEHVERQSGVGSQPLLGETDQHLGDAEMEVNTGNRDDTQEDPPYLEPQTLAPVPSQASLQMSKEVEAEANLVLQSAQPIAAPAQLLQREAEQVDRSGVIPAQTLQPEMQPSASREAYMQADLIIQSALPSMVPTELSRLLERTHPDQCQLSHQPEAALGSSAKLVASMVFNHPPVGDEPLKNELHRLRSYIDSLNKTNELKKSQLRTECSQEIDKVKQKYDLLLQEQDSTHLQQTKTLDNLCEKVLLNQSIADYFRAKFISSSGAQARAQSPPNHQTPQASQQVPPRPSAVAATASPAASSSAGRSPVLTHHIQPLQVDRPSPSSPAGPLPHVQPLKVDRPSPSSSPSSQVVRPRPSILNNIVRSPSTTFSLAPVLPRGSFGVQSELARARAPAPHLRRRLPPQVQSMASANQQQLPTKLESMSARTWATPVTPVNIRQSCPQAVPPGNPSLSSLHPSLYPTLAALLGPSSSHQIQQGPLLPSSSLPTRLSSPVPSTPNPVLPLTSPRGLTMTFSVSSAASNVLPSRGVGPSTSGTPQSDSDSARWMNG